From the Melospiza georgiana isolate bMelGeo1 chromosome 11, bMelGeo1.pri, whole genome shotgun sequence genome, the window TTGGCAAAATTCTGGCAAAATTTTTGTTCTCGAACATTCATATTGGCAAAACTGACAAAATTCTCAAAAAATTTGTTCTCGAACATTCATATTGGCAAAACTTTTGTTCTTGAACATTCATAATGGCAATATTGGAAAAAATTCCGGCAAAATTTGTTCTCGAACATTCGTATTGGcaaaattctggaaaaatttGTTCTCGAACTTTCGTATTGGCAAAATTCTGGCAAAATTTGTTCTCCAACATTTGTATTGGCAAAATTCTGGCAAAATTTTTGTTCTCGAACATTCATATTGGCAAAACTGACAAAATTCTCAAAAAATTTGTTCTCGAACATTGATATTGGCAAAATTTTTGTTCTTGAACATTCATAATGGCAAAATTGGAGAAAAATTCCGGCAAAATTTGTTCTCAAACTTTCGCATTGGcaaaattctggaaaaatttTATTCTCGTACATTCGTATTGGCAAGAAGGGGGTTTGTTGTGCCTTGGAGGACGCTGCCAGCCCTCTGCGCAAAGCataacagagcagagcaggtgccTGCAGGAGGTTTGTCCCTCGCCCTGCAGCGGTGCCAGCCCCACGGGCCCTCTGGGGACGCGGTGCTGGTTTCTGGGCCGGAGGGATGGAAGGAGCCTCCCAGGGCGGTGCTGGAGGGGCCGTTGGGCGCTCAGGGCTCGCTGATGTCCATGAACTCCTTCTCGGGGGGCGGCCCGCCCCGGTACCAGCTGCAGGTGCCGTCGCTGCGGCGGATGCAGGCGTAGTGGCGCGCCTGGTGGCCCTGCAGCCGCCGCTCCAGCAGCCAGTCCGTCCACAGGCACTCGTTGGGCGCCGTGATGGAGCAGGGCACCGAGTAGCACGTGGTGATCTGGGGAGACAAGCCGGCCTTCAGCACCCCACAGCCTGCCTTGGACTGGGGGTGTTCCCAAAAATGGGAATTAACGGGGCTTGTTAATGTCTATCTGCGCTGCACTCACCTTgcatcttcctcttctttttctgaatGGGGGTTTATTCCCAAAAAAGTGTTTATTTACATCTATCTGCTCTGCACTCGGCTTGCAGCCTCCCTTGGACTGGGGGTGTTCCCAAAAATGGGAATTAACCGTGCTGGTTTACGTCTATCTGCTCTGCACTCACCTTGCAGCTTCCACTGAATAGGGGTTTATTCCCAAAAAAGTGTTTATTTACATCTATCTGCTCTGCACTCACCCTACAGCCCCCCTTGGACCGGGGGTGTTCCCAAAAACGGGAATTAATGGTGCTTATTTACCTGTATCTACTCTGCGCTCACCTTGCAGCTTCCTCTGAACCAAGGTTTATTCTCAAAAAGAGTGTTTATTCAGATCTATCTGCTCTGCACTCACCTTTCAGCCTCCTCTGACCTGGGCTTTATTCTCAAAAATGTGAATTAGCAATGTTAATTTACATCTCCCCGCTCTGCACCCACTTGCAGGCTCTCTTGGACTGGGGTTTATTCCCAAAAATGGGAGTGAACGGGGCTTGTTTATGTCTATCTGTGCTGCACTCACCTTGCAGTCTCATCTGAATTGGGGTTTATTCTTAAAAATGTGATATTTACATATCTATCTGCTATCTATCTATCTGCTCGGCACTCACCTTGCAGCTTCCTTTGAACCGAGGTTTATTCtcaaaaatgggaataaatggTATTTATTGACATATATCTGCTCTGCACTCACCTTGCAGCTTCTTCTGACCTGGGGTTCATTCccaaaaatgtgtttatttacaTCTATCTGCACTGAACTCACCATGCAGCCTCCCTTGGACTGGGGTTATTCCCAAAACCAGGAATTAATGGTGCTTATTTACCTGTATCTACTCTGCACTCACCTTGCAGCTTCCTCTGACCTGGGCTTTATTCTCAAAAATGTGAATTAACTATGTTAATTTacatctccctgctctgcactcaCCTTGCAGCCTCCTCTGACCTGGGCTTTATTCTCAAAAATGTGATATTTACATATTTCTCTGCTATCTATCTATCTACTCTGCACTCAGCTTGAAGCTTCCTTTGCACCTGGGCTTTATTCTCAAAAATGGGAATTAACAGTGTTTATTTACACTTATCTGCTTTGTACTCACATTGCAGCCTCTTTTTCAGTGAGGTTTATTctcaaaaatgcaaataaattgtGTTTATTTACACTTAGCTGCACTGAACTCACCTTCCATCTTCCTCTGACCTGGGCCTTATTGtaaaaaaatgtgaataaaCACTGTTAATTTACATCTATCTGCTCTGCACTCACATTGCAGCTTCCTCTAAACTGGAGTTTATTCTCAAAAATGGGAATAAACGGTGCTTATTTAAATTTATCTGCTCTGCACTCACCTTGCAGCTTCCTCTGACCTGGGCTTTATTCTCAAAAATGTGATTAACCATGACTAATTTACATTTATCAGGTCTGAAATTACTGTCAGACTTGCAGCTTCTTCTGAACAGGTGTTTATTctcaaaaatagaaataaatgctgtttatttccatttatgTGCCCAGCACTCACCTTGCAGCCACAGCCCATCTGGTACCTCTGGTTCAGGCTCTTTTTCTGAGACAAGGATAAATCATCCCACGGCTCAATGTAGTTGCACAAGTGGATCAGCACTTTGCCATCATTTAAAATTTGGCCTGCAGtatggaaaacacaaaaaaatcaaagcaataaAAGTGTTTTCTAAATATTAGAAGTGGAAGAGCACCTTGAGCTTTTAACTAATTGCACCAAATTAGTcataatctaattttttttaattaatttaattataaCAGAGAGAATGTTCTCCTAATTGCATGCTGGATGGAtgtaaaagattaaaaaaggatatttttttctaaagatgTCGGTAGTCTGCCAGCAAGGGGTGGATGCAAATGCAGTTAAACTGGATTTTAGGAGTGTCCAGAAACATCTGTAGTTTTCTCGTTATGCACCTTTGCATTCCTGGGAAAATCAGTACTGTTGTTTTTAATCaaataataatggaaaataCTGAATCAAAATTCCTTCTATTTACTGATTATTGACCTTCCCTTCctttggagctgctctgagtgctgcaggaagggTGGAAAATGTGTCAGGTCACACTAAAACTAGAGCTGAACACAATTTTTACATCCTGCTGTGTTTGTATTTAGTACATAAATGCATTCCTTTGCATATTTTAGCAAACTCACTCCAAGCAGCCCCTTCTGAATCCCCAggaacactgatttttttttgctccatTTTACCTGTTAGAAGATactgttttttgttgttggctTCTAGTTTCACTCCACAGAGTGATGAATCAAAAGGGGTGTAGACATACTGGACATCCTTGAGCTTCTCAAAGCCTTTAAACATCTGAAAATGATCAGAAACAGAGTCAGCAGTGGAAAACAAGCATGAAAAAAACAATTGTAAAAAAGAGCTGGAAGAGATACAGGGTGAGTCTCTTTAAGGAAGGCTCCAAAGTCTGAATTAATGTGAGAAAACACCAAGAACTGGACTTTTCCTCTGCACTTAACGAAATTCATCCAAGAGTTTTAGAAGGGAATTAAGTAGgtcttgattttttaaattatagcttttaaaatgtgctttttcagCGTATTTCATGGATTGTTAAAACTTTCTCTTCAGTTCATGTTCCAGTGGCATATTCCATTCAAAGAGCAATGCAGAGACAGCAATCACCCTGactaaaaatgcaaatatttctcAGTGTATTCCTCTGGGGAATTTTCTCTTGGTCAGTCGAGTTGTTGGGGTCTCCTGGGACACCAAATGTGCTGAGGAACTGAACATTTCCTGagcattgttttcatttttggtCACTAAAATAGAGTGATTCTCCATATCCCAAATTCTCACCAGTGGGACCATCAGAAATGCAGGGATGAGGGGAGAAAGATGAGAAGGACTATATCTAATTAGAAgcttaattaattactttattatactatattatactatattatactattaCTTTATTGTACTATATTATTTTATactattatactatattattttaTACTATTATGCTATATTATTTTATACTATTATGCTATATTATTTCATACTATAATactattatactatattattttaTACTATAATAACATTATTTTGTACTCTATTACACTGAATCTAAGCGAGCACTCAACTCAATTGTTTAGGATTTTGTGACTGTCAGCcaacagtcctgacacacacacttGGATTCAATtcagtgaatcaaaacactcacaccagaatctAATTATTAATTCTTTccaggtaaacaatcttccacaATGCATTCTGCTTGTTTTAAAATGAGACAGGagtaaaaatttgttttaaaacaacTACAGGAGCGGTAAATGAGATAAGAActggttttttctctttctctgaggttcagagctGCCATTCCCAGAAGTTTCTTTGGGAagctgtgccttgcttttctctttgaagAGAAACGCAGCTGCATGGCACCTTCTCAAATAACTGCTGGAAAACCTCGCCCACCCCTCAGGATtcccaccctgccagccccaaaacGGAGAGGTTTGGGATCAAAACCGAGAGATTTGGGATCAAAACCCTTTCCAGGCTTAACCAGCAGCTTCAGCCCCGAGAAGAGACGAGAAACGAGGCACTAAAAGATGCAAACAAGCCGAGCAGTGTCCAAGGTGCTGCTGGGTGCCTGTCATCACCTCGTGTGCCACCGCCAGCCTTGGTGACATCATGCCAcgtgctggcagctggggacaatGGCAGGGCCTCACAGCTCGGCCAGttgcagctgctgtccctggaaaatgtgtttgtgttCCTCGGGCCCTCCCAGGGGGTTTAAACAGCGCAGGCCACTAGAAAATACTCGGTCATATGTTGGTTTTTCTGAGGCTTTGTTTGTGGAGGGGGGAAGGAAGCCAAGGCCGCTGTCACCGCGCGGCCGATCCAAAAATATGAGCTGGGATTTGAAATGCTCTGGGGAATAAAACAAACAGGCCCAGACGGACCAGAACACAACCCAAACTGGCACCCTGGCCAAAGCAGCAGTGGGAACCACAGAAAATGTGCAAAGTGAAGGGGGAaatgtgtctgtgcagggaggTGTGCAGGTCAACTTTGCCCCAAGCTCTGTCCACGTTCAGAAACCCTCAGGGCCTGGTAGGGAACAGATTTTCCATGGATATCTCAGATTTGGCCTCAATTTTGGAGGTTTTGTGCAGACAGCACACCTTGATTTAGCTATAAATCCGCTAAATACCCACAGCAATGCATAATGGAGATTTAGTTATTATTTAAATGAGtttaatgtttgttttgttgcagggttttttccctaaatATCCGCAGCAATGCATAATGGGGATTTAGTTAATATTTAAATGAGtttaatgtttgttttgttgcagGTTTTTTGGTCGCATTTTCAGATTATTTCTCTACCTATATAATTGTTACAGCAATTCTAAAGATTATCATCTTGTGTTTAACTCAGTAAATCATATTTAATCTCCTCAATCATATTCTCCCTTCCCTGAAAGCATGGATATTTCTCTGCAGAGGGATAAGgtggttgggtttggttttggaatGATGCGTGGTCCTGGTGGGACTTTATTGGAACAGGAAAATAGGGTGAGGATTTGGGGGATGGAGAGATGTGACCCTGCTCCTAAAGTCTGTGTGGACAtcatccctgtgctcctgaggGGTGGGACCAGCACCAGCACATGGCTTTGCTTGAAGATTTTAGAATGAGTGTGATGATCAAGTcagtaacaaaaatattaagaaatattaataaaattacaaattaatGCATATATATCACATATTATCTTCTCTCTTTAATATAATGCTGTAAATATTGCaagaaaaagaacagtaatTGAAAACATTTATGGCTTCTTGACATGCTGACCCATTgctaaaaaaatgaaagcctcattgttattttttttgatttctgaaaatgaatataaaaattatcTCTAATATTTCCATCTAGAATTGCAACATTTTAATGCTAAGCCTGATGCACTGGATTTAAAATGAGAGAAACAGAATTTAAGCCATCCCATTAATGGAAAAGCTCAACAGAGCACTAAAgcagagaaacagcagcatTGTGCAGAATGTTACAGTCAAATAAAACCTCCAAGGGCTCTGTGTTCCCTTTCCAAGAGGGCACAATTGGTGAGGAAAGTGTGAATATCTGAGTGGTCTAAAAGCCCTCTCCAAAACTCACACTGAGGTGATaatttttgtgaattttggTGCTAATTTTTGATGCATTTTACAGCTCAGAAGAGATGATTGGAGGCTCTGTTCTTCCCTGCTGTGTTACATAAAGCAAATTCTCTGttatccccaccctgggcatgcagagcacctcgagtgctgtgcccagctctggcccctcagtttgggaaggaccttggcacactgagcacatccagagggacaacgaggctggagaggggctgggaacacaaaccctgtgaggaacccctgagggagctgggggtgctgagcctggagaaaaggatgctcagggctgccctcatcacgctgcacagctcctgaaaggggcctatgctcagctggggctgggctctttctccaggcagcactgacagaactgaggacacagcctcaatctgcaccaagggaaatacaggttggatagcAGGGAAAAGTTTTTCATAGAAAGGGGATAGAGTTCTGGAATGGCCTGGAATGgatggagtccccatccctgggtgtgtttaacaaagcctggatgtggcactgggtgccaggctTTAGTTggggtgttggggctgggctgcactcGATGACCTTGAAGGTCTCCCCagcccagtgattctgtgaattctgtgaattctgggttacccagagccctgtgctcagggccACTGAACATCCAAAGGACCCTGCAGCTTGTGGGCCTGCAGGGCACCAGGAGaaaccagcagcagcatttgaGAGAAGATTGGAATGGTGGACAGAGGAGATATCCTCACCCTTCACACTCACTGTGGAgttaaattctttaaaattctgTCACCTGAGGTGAGACATGGTGTGCTCAAGCTATTGCTCTGAGCTCAGCTGCTCAGCAGACTAATTGTTGTTTACTTTTCACCTGTTACATCCCTTGGATGTCACAGGTTCCTGTGGGCTTCATCAGGCACTGTTGCCTTGCTGGGTTTATTTTGGTGCCACACTGGGTGCACCGAGGGTGGGCAGCTCACAGAGCTCCTGGTTTCCCACCAAAAATCCttcctttcccaaaatccctcccttcttggagcagggagctgggtcCTGAGGAAGGGGAAGGTTTGGTCCTAAGTTCTCTCTGGTCAGGAGGAAGGATTTGAGGGGTCTCGGTTATCACAACCCTTCTGTTGTTAGTCTAAATTgaataaaagttttttaaatgcctctcagttgccccatctctgggtcaggaAAAGAGTGTTGTGTGTGATGATGTAGAGGATCTTTCCTAAAAAAACCCATCTCTGCTTTGTCCAGGCCTGGCTGACTTGGAATTAAATAaactcctgttcctgctgcctgaGTTTGGAACAGGCCTCCACTGGTGAAAATTAGGGAGAAACTCCAAAGCAGCTTCAACACACAAATCTCTTTCAGAGATTTCAGTGGGATAAGAATGGGATTACAGGCTGAAAATAATCACTCAGATTAGATTTCTCATGCTTCTTGTTTGTGCTGGGGTAGGAGATGATTTGCTTTTCTCTCAGGCTCCTGAggtgctgcagaggagcagcagaacatTGGAGTGCCAGTGGGAGGAAAGGGAATTCTCTGGCAttgatgtatttatttctgtaagGAAACATTCGAATAAATCCTTAACATTTAAGAGGATGGGAAGCGGCAGATGGTGACAgctttggggtttgttttagCAAGGTAAAGACTGATTTGTTGAAATTGTTGTAAAACCTCACCAAGAGGTTTGTAATAACCAATGGTATGATAACCATCCCTGTGAATACTTTGAGATATTTTTGTTTAGCAAAGATTCTTCCTACTCAAGCTCCTGTGAGGGGATTCTATCAGTGGATACAACTTGAATgatggaatatttttttaaaccatgtAGCCATGCATAAGGACCTTCTTAGGTATTCCCAGTAAATAGAAAAGTgcaaaaatgataaaataatattCAGTGAAAAATGAGAGATGAAACTACCTTGGAAACCAACCCACCAATCCACCTCTGAATTAAAATGTGTGCACACTCACACATTTTAATTCAGAGAGATCACCTACTTCTTGTGTGTTCCAGAAAAAGGTTAAATGATCATTTTAATTATCATCATCACGATCATTTTAGCGCCAGTGGGAGTTTGCTGGTGACTTCCTTGGGGTCAATTTGTATTAATGAATATATTCCCTTATTGGAGCTGAACAGAGTGGGGAGACCCTGTGAAAGTTTGGATCATGCACAGCTGCCACACTCAGGGCACAGGAGATCAGGAATTCTCCAAACCCTGGTGATGACACCACTCCCAGAATGAAGCACATTTTTGGTGCCTTAAAATCACAAATAACAAAATTCTTCATCAAAATATCATTATTTAGCAAAAACCTCctgaatataaaaaaaaaccctcctgaATATCATTATTTAGCAAAATTCTTCATCAAAACACCATTATTTAGCTAAAACCTCCTGAATATAATTATATCATTGTTTAGCAAAATTCTTCAAGATATCATTATTTAGCAAAAAACCTCCTGAATATGAAAAATACCCTCCTGAATACCATTATTTGGCAAAATTCTTCATCAAAATATCATTATTTAGCAAAAATTTCCTGCATATCAAAAAAAACCTCCTGAATATTATTATTTCACAAAAACGTCCTGAATATCAAAAATATCCCCCTGAATATCCTTATTTCGCAAAATTCTTCATCAAAATATCATTATTTAACAAAAACCTCTTGAATATAAAAAAACCCTCCTAAATATCATTATTTCAAATTCCTTCATCAAAATTCTTCATCAAGATATCATTATTTAGCAAAAATCTTCTGAATATCATTATTTAGCAAAATTCTTGATCAAAAATATCATTATTTAACAAAAACCTCCTGAATATAATTATTTAGCAAAAAAActcttaaatattaaaaaaaccacccTCCTGAATATCATTATTTAGCAAAATTCTTCATCAAGATATCATTATTTAGCCAAAAACTCTTGAATATCAAAAAAACCCTCCTGAATATCATTATTTAGCAAAATTCTTCACCAAAATATCATTATTTAGCAATCACCTCCTGAACATcaaaaaaataatcctgaatATCAAAAAAACCACCCTCCTGAATATCATTATTTAGTGAAATTCTTCATCAAAATATCATTAT encodes:
- the TIMP4 gene encoding metalloproteinase inhibitor 4, whose protein sequence is MRRAGSGSPGSSPGSSAGARGAALALALCALCALPAPVPACSCAPAHPQQLLCDAALVIRAKISSEKVVPASDDPLDSHKMIRYEIKQIKMFKGFEKLKDVQYVYTPFDSSLCGVKLEANNKKQYLLTGQILNDGKVLIHLCNYIEPWDDLSLSQKKSLNQRYQMGCGCKITTCYSVPCSITAPNECLWTDWLLERRLQGHQARHYACIRRSDGTCSWYRGGPPPEKEFMDISEP